A genomic window from Struthio camelus isolate bStrCam1 chromosome 2, bStrCam1.hap1, whole genome shotgun sequence includes:
- the ICE1 gene encoding little elongation complex subunit 1 isoform X1, whose amino-acid sequence MMPGETPLPPAGTAAAAAAACANCGLLQQNLNEYVAALIALKQKMIDGDRLLTEYQQKCTELQFAEREISALRCQVEQMIQKILPLEKCQEELGSLKAELEEKKSSLKIYQESQLEYVRIKEEIVKSDAARKKLEAKVKKLEEAAAKRTQDFRQLKTEKKGLEKELKKAQGRLDGAFKEKCRKIVKHAETQSSGEDLTTDIDKEKIKLLLRELWMCIDGATGKREKEENDYILAAVQDKGRLEKRRRFVAGETVQTHQKMRKSDDKMLPWCSSLESVEKQNSVTAVQPRVGTEPFGDDRLENRTTEEDLQGCTNDDAFCEDKTIDVIVQTEGASNSSDFSDQEQKSPGGNVMDVLNWARPLPALLSPVQLSPLATQDVLFGEVTDSSDEEVDCSASAVECILDEGRVQPQSCNLFSLNEASLHGLDAEISGNLRRNEKIVHIGPTMLSKEERDAVAEQPEAATLIMSMEANKELSEESSENVETEKELTEVTAHKLEPVQEERGNVEDTHSECGTSSADSMSHNFQPQNQTEECSEVEQKEENVVLIGSVDYECKHEKHGELMKAGDGLSGERETPMAISVPEDVHLAPEQGIFVLQSEDSEEKSNVLTENEVVENEFKDVTRVNNMASDVEENTEQVIIGEEVTAAIQTEGLCAEANDKRKLSESMQSGFSSSEFFSEAEHAEDLTMQCDGGKRGLETEVDTGATEISAPSQCSEIKDDSEEILKKQYVHTEKCKLDEECKPETSNISRHYLLASATEGIGNSLYVDDTGKNVGVDRIPCSPFPKDDEQLKIREVNTAKPETVELALKLNKENILEVAESSELINRAEKGVVLDIKEGESLEVKPRWEEKDNNLLQKKSDLENLALPNFRSLALPKAACVIDVENDAANYVPPVLDFTEQNGEMKQAENTCSTLECGLSKTENLKVIESQETEFKVTQEVFGGDNSELLETEKVNTIQSVLAESKLISQEQFAKCVNQFSVTANFKCSEIKGELNKPSKEVVTENRHSSFNCEENIVKKRNNTSAILCQAASEKDFNSGLALPTQEVLETGCINPEEADPPVQVKIGLESTVPTDPNFSLQKVGRFETNFTENAASARIWENGGDETDVMCSVFNCSLASSEEGLEILPAEKENACKEPDCPGSECTQKSKAEIPGEKEQPVDEEPQPLLKTQILGANSSDDNFRFQELFCEELGCKTSVGEVATDPSRTDELRAGGKSKELDSVETSEKSGSERSENASEIPEQSKESEEEGCPIQKDRYVKWSDCVPGFREELRASGTAVGDGDYHQVCKCHSTTPPRNTVMASHLKADTIADTDACCETNTSSSTVNELSSLVGEGYPEDLPSTSNKRKLLLLTSENTEGACECRGGSNTAGWKDGSEESLIKAGTSEESLAVHSAPKNRLPLCQMLTTFSETNSLAIKTSELNTTLALSNFLEVNDSGKLQSNAEQSLLHSVDKEVSVFEEYNHNQTLTVCNLRDSTTDVMLGGSEPSRCSSCTSCPQKDFLKSDEKKFSVKPLPNPAPSDAVCDSQAVSQPSELQKATCEKPCTLESGSCVDVGLEKSSKLKCQVQEPSEVLTVSAETAVQATHGRLSKRLFQGKGRKKTLKAKLTQSVLANADTSVPLKCSSETLNKIRQEMGPPLPPLLLPLLATPPRAVYSASPVMPSSVQSSLFSPLDDLISPLRETPVPPLMSPLTDTPTVKSALLFSPPSPSEVAVGRRILSSPLKFCTSIPKHALPVPGRFPLFAADSAAPVVAQENSVKILDTMYPELSARARTLNILKGNIQLNRSALSDGQNLPGPVTQIGGFKAIASTSTAFVKTGSNLKSDSSKEQHKDMQNQQLFSGSLNHLGKRTLMPMSMPRSAKRLRLDSEPPKLEPSDIAAVGATENMMSEAQGPLHVKSCEIDDSAHSSGSEASLPVKVVIDTDCQIVTVALKKIAESCFDLLPVIRSHVYVGNISKIPVMTDEEKEVVYEFGITNKHLAESLLHTILSKLKTRKTASNRNFTQALCRVYVGICRQLGDLERARLFSYSLLKEDFPDSDKLILFVTNVWPDIFFFQGVINKAMQLVIRQRVKDEVLTCLSAYLNWEQSSSLDAGVMVSSLLVEMQSCPKVEFQSSERYGEDLNEDAWQYIFAIDLLCSHMKWGWTHDNVISKVLWPSMDKWVKNRKGHEVVQSIPDTVIASTFRLIGRLGQIGLKEGYLSAVRNVSSVIGLFVQHAKEEDVPWGVQLAAIYSLCDLGSSNPVGIVEAIHAWKATALKSIPFAVTSGIAEITSVCKMDLS is encoded by the exons aaaaaataaaactcttattGAGAGAGCTCTGGATGTGTATTGACGGTgcaacaggaaaaagagagaaagaggaaaatgattaCATCTTGG ctgctgttcAGGATAAGGGACGACTTGAAAAAAGAAGACGCTTTGTTGCAGGAG AAACTGTACAAACCCACCAAAAGATGAGGAAATCTGATGACAAAATGCTACCTTGGTGTTCTTCACTAGAAAGCGTTGAAAAGCAAAATTCTGTAACAGCTGTGCAGCCTCGAGTAGGCACGGAGCCTTTTGGAGATGACCGTCTGGAAAACAGGACTACTGAGGAAGATCTGCAAGGTTGTACTAACGATGATGCTTTTTGTGAGGACAAAACTATAGATGTGATAGTACAGACAGAAGGGGCAAGCAACAGTTCAGACTTTTCTGATCAGGAGCAAAAAAGCCCAGGTGGAAATGTGATGGATGTACTGAATTGGGCCAggcctctccctgctctgctttctccagTACAGCTTTCACCACTAGCTACGCAG GATGTATTGTTTGGAGAGGTCACGGATTCCAGCGATGAAGAAGTTGATTGCAGTGCTTCTGCAGTGGAGTGTATTTTAGACGAAGGCAGAGTTCAGCCTCAGAGTTGTAATCTGTTCAGCCTGAATGAAGCGTCTCTGCATGGTCTTGATGCAGAAATCTCAGGTAACCTGAGAAGGAATGAAAAGATTGTTCATATTGGTCCAACGATGCTAAGCAAGGAGGAGAGAGATGCTGTAGCAGAGCAACCTGAGGCGGCTACTTTAATTATGAGCATGGAAGCTAACAAAGAGCTTTCAGAGGAGAGTTCTGAGAATGTGGAAACTGAGAAAGAACTAACTGAAGTAACGGCACATAAATTAGAACCTGTTCAAGAAGAGAGAGGGAATGTTGAGGACACGCATAGTGAATGTGGAACCTCTTCAGCTGATAGTATGTCACACAATTTCCAGCCTCAGAATCAGACGGAAGAATGTAGTGAGGTAGAGCAAAAAGAGGAGAATGTAGTCTTAATTGGATCTGTTGATTATGAGTGTAAGCATGAAAAGCATGGTGAGTTAATGAAAGCAGGAGATGGTTTATCAGGAGAGAGGGAAACTCCCATGGCAATATCTGTTCCTGAAGATGTTCACTTGGCACCTGAGCAAGGCATCTTTGTGCTTCAAAGTGAAGATTCTGAGGAGAAATCTAACGTGTTGACGGAGAATGAAGTAGTTGAAAATGAATTCAAAGATGTAACCAGAGTAAATAATATGGCAAGTGATGtagaagaaaacacagaacagGTGATAATTGGAGAGGAAGTAACAGCTGCAATACAGACAGAAGGACTGTGTGCAGAGGCAAATGACAAGAGGAAGCTCTCTGAAAGCATGCAGTCTGGTTTCAGTAGTTCTGAATTCTTCAGTGAAGCAGAGCATGCTGAAGACCTGACGATGCAGTGCGATGGGGGGAAAAGAGGCCTAGAGACTGAGGTAGACACTGGAGCTACTGAGATCTCTGCTCCTTCTCAGTGCTCTGAAATAAAAGATGACAGTGAAGAGATACTGAAGAAACAATATGTGCATACAGAAAAATGTAAACTGGATGAAGAGTGCAAACCAGAAACTTCTAATATCTCTAGACATTACTTACTTGCATCAGCTACCGAAGGAATCGGAAATTCATTGTATGTAGATGACACAGGCAAAAATGTAGGTGTGGACAGAATTCCTTGCTCACCCTTTCCAAAAGATGATGAACAGCTCAAAATTCGAGAGGTGAATACTGCCAAACCTGAGACTGTTGAATTAGCCCTGAAAttgaacaaagaaaatattctggaagTAGCTGAATCATCAGAATTAATCAATAGAGCAGAAAAAGGAGTAGTATTAGATATAAAGGAGGGGGAATCTTTAGAAGTTAAACCGCGCTGGGAAGAAAAAGATAataatttattgcaaaaaaaGTCAGACTTGGAAAATCTGGCCCTACCAAACTTCAGAAGTTTGGCCCTACCAAAGGCAGCATGCGTTATTGATGTGGAAAATGATGCAGCTAATTATGTCCCACCTGTGTTAGATTTTACAGAACAAAATGGTGAAATGAAACAAGCTGAAAACACGTGTAGTACCTTAGAATGTGGGCTGTCTAAAACTGAGAACTTAAAAGTGATCGAATCTCAAGAGACTGAATTCAAAGTTACACAAGAAGTTTTTGGAGGGGACAACAGTGAGCTGTTAGAAACAGAGAAAGTGAATACCATCCAATCTGTCTTAGCAGAAAGCAAACTTATTTCTCAGGAACAATTTGCAAAATGTGTAAATCAGTTTTCAGTAACTGCAAATTTTAAATGTAGTGAGATAAAAGGGGAATTAAATAAGCCAAGCAAGGAAGTGGTGACTGAGAACCGTCACAGTTCATTTAACTGTGAAGAGAATATTGTGAAGAAGAGAAATAACACTTCAGCAATCTTATGCCAGGCTGCTTCAGAAAAGGATTTTAACAGTGGACTGGCTTTGCCTACTCAAGAGGTCTTGGAAACAGGCTGTATAAATCCTGAAGAAGCAGATCCTCCTGTTCAAGTGAAAATTGGCTTAGAATCCACAGTGCCTACTGATCCAAATTTCAGTCTTCAGAAAGTTGGCAGGTTTGAAactaatttcacagaaaatgctgCTTCTGCCCGTATATGGGAAAACGGGGGAGATGAAACGGATGTTATGTGTAGTGTGTTTAACTGCTCTTTGGCAAGCTCGGAAGAGGGTTTGGAGATCTTACCTGCTGAAAAAGAGAATGCATGCAAAGAACCAGACTGCCCTGGGAGCGAatgcacacagaaaagcaaagcgGAAATTCCGGGTGAGAAGGAACAGCCAGTAGATGAAGAACCTCAGCCACTGCTAAAAACACAGATCCTGGGTGCCAACTCCTCTGATGATAATTTCCGCTTCCAAGAGCTTTTTTGTGAAGAATTAGGATGCAAGACTTCTGTGGGGGAGGTTGCTACAGATCCTTCTAGAACTGATGAActaagagctgggggaaaaagcaaagaattgGACAGTGTTGAGACATCTGAGAAAAGTGGCAGTGAAAGGTctgaaaatgcttctgaaatcccagagcagagcaaagaATCTGAAGAGGAAGGCTGTCCCATACAAAAAGACAGGTATGTCAAATGGTCTGACTGTGTTCCAGGGTTCAGAGAGGAGTTGAGAGCTTCTGGGACAGCGGTGGGGGATGGCGATTACCACCAAGTATGTAAATGTCATTCGACAACGCCCCCCAGAAACACTGTGATGGCTAGTCATTTAAAAGCAGATACTATAGCAGATACGGATGCATGCTGTGAAACTAACACCTCTTCAAGTACTGTAAATGAGTTGTCATCTTTGGTCGGGGAGGGTTATCCTGAAGACTTACCATCTACCAGTaataaaagaaagcttttattaTTGACCTCTGAAAATACTGAgggtgcctgtgaatgcaggggaGGTTCTAATACAGCTGGATGGAAGGATGGCAGTGAGGAAAGTCTGATAAAAGCTGGAACTTCAGAAGAAAGCCTTGCAGTGCACAGTGCTCCAAAAAATAGGTTACCGCTATGCCAGATGTTAACGACATTCTCAGAAACGAACAGTCTGGCTATAAAAACCAGTGAATTAAATACAACGTTAGCACTTAGCAATTTCTTAGAAGTAAACGATTCTGGAAAACTTCAGTCAAACGCGGAGCAAAGTCTACTACATAGTGTTGATAAGGAGGTATCAGTGTTTGAAGAATATAATCATAATCAAACTCTCACTGTTTGCAACTTGAGAGACAGCACCACTGATGTTATGCTAGGAGGTTCTGAGCCTTCTCGTTGTAGCAGTTGTACCTCTTGTCCTCAGAAGGACTTTCTGAAGAGCgatgaaaaaaagttttcagtcaaGCCTCTTCCAAATCCAGCTCCGTCTGATGCAGTATGTGATTCTCAGGCAGTCAGCCAGCCTTCCGAGTTGCAAAAAGCAACGTGTGAAAAGCCATGCACGTTGGAGTCAGGATCTTGTGTGGATGTTGGTCTCGAAAAGAGCAGTAAATTGAAGTGCCAAGTGCAAGAACCATCTGAAGTCTTGACTGTTTCAGCTGAGACAGCTGTCCAAGCAACGCATGGCAGGCTATCCAAGAGACTGTTTCaaggtaaaggaagaaaaaaaaccctcaaagctaAACTGACTCAATCAGTTCTTGCAAATGCTGATACATCTGTACCACTGAAATGCTCATCCGAGACTCTAAATAAAATCAGACAGGAGATGGGTCCTCCTCTGCCCcctttgctgctgcctttgcttgctACTCCCCCGAGAGCTGTGTATTCCGCATCCCCAGTAATGCCTTCATCTGTTCAATCCTCCTTGTTTTCTCCTCTTGATGATCTGATATCCCcactccgtgaaactcctgttccTCCTCTGATGTCTCCTTTGACAGATACTCCCACAGTCAAATCTGCccttttattttcccctccatCTCCTTCAGAAGTGGCAGTAGGTAGAAGAATTCTCTCTTCACCTTTGAAATTTTGTACTTCCATTCCAAAGCACGCACTTCCCGTTCCAGGAAGATTTCCTCTATTTGCAGCTGATAGTGCTGCTCCGGTTGTTGCTCAGGAGAACTCTGTGAAAATACTGGACACTATGTATCCAGAGCTATCTGCAAGGGCAAGAACACTAAACATTTTGAAAGGCAATATTCAGCTTAACCGAAGTGCCCTGTCAGACGGCCAAAATTTGCCAGGACCTGTGACTCAAATAGGTGGGTTCAAAGCAATTGCATCTACGTCAACTGCTTTTGTTAAAACTGGGAGCAATTTGAAATCTGACAGTAGCAAAGAACAACACAAAGACATGCaaaatcagcagttgttttccGGCTCACTGAATCATCTTGGGAAAAGGACATTAATGCCAATGTCTATGCCAAGAAGCGCAAAGAGGCTGAGATTGGACAGTGAACCACCAAAGCTAGAGCCCAGTGACATTGCTGCTGTTGGAGCTACTGAAAATATGATGTCTGAAGCGCAGGGACCTTTGCACGTCAAGAGCTGTGAAATCGATGATTCAGCACACAGTTCCGGTTCAGAAGCGTCTTTACCCGTAAAGGTGGTTATTGATACTGATTGCCAGATAGTTACTGTGGCATTGAAGAAAATTGCTGAATCCTGTTTTGACTTGTTGCCTGTTATTCGAAGTCACGTGTACGTGGGCAATATCTCCAAGATTCCAGTAATGACAGATGAAGAGAAAGAAGTTGTCTATGAATTTGGTATCACAAACAAG CATTTAGCAGAGTCACTGCTGCACACTATTCTCAGTAAACTCAAGACTCGGAAGACAGCTTCAAATCGCAATTTCACTCAGGCTCTCTGTAGAGTTTATGTAGGAATTTGTCGGCAGCTGGGAGACTTGGAAAGAGCCCGATTATTCAGCTATAGCTTACTTAAAGAAG aCTTTCCAGACTCGgataaattgattttatttgtcACAAATGTGTGGCCTGACATATTTTTCTTCCAAGGCGTGATTAACAAAGCTATGCAATTAGTTATCAGGCAGCGTGTCAAGGACGAGGTGCTGACCTGTTTGAGTGCTTATCTCAACTGGGAACAG AGTTCATCTTTGGATGCTGGTGTTATGGTCTCAAGCCTGCTTGTAGAAATGCAGTCATGTCCAAAAGTAGAATTTCAGTCGAGTGAGCGGTATGGAGAAGATCTGAATGAAGATGCTTGGCAGTACATATTTGCTATTGATCTACTCTGCTCCCACATGAAGTGGGGTTGGACACATGACAATGTCATAAG CAAAGTGCTTTGGCCTTCTATGGATAAGTgggtaaaaaacagaaaaggtcaTGAAGTGGTCCAGTCCATTCCTGATACTGTGATAGCATCAACATTCAGACTAATTG gtCGACTGGGCCAAATAGGTTTGAAGGAAGGATATCTTTCTGCTGTGAGGAATGTTAGTTCTGTAATTGGACTATTTGTACAGCATGCAAAAGAAGAAG ATGTGCCCTGGGGAGTGCAGCTGGCAGCCATATATTCATTGTGTGACTTGGGTTCAAGCAATCCAGTAGGTATTGTTGAGGCCATCCATGCTTGGAAAGCAACAGCTCTAAAGAGCATCCCTTTTGCTGTCACGAGTGGCATAGCTGAAATCACTTCTGTGTGTAAAATGGACTTAAGCTAA